In one Arachis duranensis cultivar V14167 chromosome 9, aradu.V14167.gnm2.J7QH, whole genome shotgun sequence genomic region, the following are encoded:
- the LOC107463842 gene encoding uncharacterized protein LOC107463842 isoform X2, whose translation MDWFSWLSKAGLDPSLVYEYGLLFSHNELEEEDIKYFNHEFLQSMGISIAKHRLEILKLVHRNKAATAATAKKYKTNNYPTILHVSRIMHAFKKTRRCLSSYLKTMIGCEDSTLAVVPIPRPCSSYGTMAKWKSAVLKRSNTKNQNNYHYHHHHHHQERLLLTNGSPITSSTMVVPALPAPDGFYSSPMVYHFQKEEKMDAGDDDDGYWSSAVQDFRRGHGNIIIV comes from the exons ATGGATTGGTTCTCATGGCTTTCAAAAGCAGGCCTTGATCCTTCCCTAGTATATGAATACGGACTACTCTTTTCACACAACgagcttgaagaagaagacatcaAGTACTTCAACCACGAGTTCCTCCAGAGCATGGGGATCTCCATAGCCAAGCACAGGCTGGAGATCCTCAAGCTCGTTCATCGGAACAAGGCCGCCACCGCGGCAACGGCGAAGAAGTACAAAACCAATAATTACCCGACGATACTCCATGTTTCAAGGATCATGCATGCATTCAAGAAGACAAGAAGGTGCTTGTCAAGTTACTTGAAAACAATGATTGGTTGCGAGGACTCCACGCTCGCCGTGGTTCCAATACCAAGGCCTTGTTCTTCGTATGGAACCATGGCGAAGTGGAAGAGCGCGGTGTTGAAGAGGAGCAACACCAAGAATCAAAAcaattatcattatcatcatcatcatcatcatcaagagaGGCTGTTGCTTACAAATGGAAGCCCTATAacatcatcaacaatggtggTTCCTGCATTACCTGCTCCTGATGGATTCTATAGTAGTCCAATGGTTTACCATTTCCAGAAGGAAGAGAAGATGGACGCCGGCGATGACGACGACGGATATTGGTCTTCTGCGGTTCAAGATTTCAG AAGAGGCCATGGCAACATCATTATTG
- the LOC107463842 gene encoding uncharacterized protein LOC107463842 isoform X1 has protein sequence MDWFSWLSKAGLDPSLVYEYGLLFSHNELEEEDIKYFNHEFLQSMGISIAKHRLEILKLVHRNKAATAATAKKYKTNNYPTILHVSRIMHAFKKTRRCLSSYLKTMIGCEDSTLAVVPIPRPCSSYGTMAKWKSAVLKRSNTKNQNNYHYHHHHHHQERLLLTNGSPITSSTMVVPALPAPDGFYSSPMVYHFQKEEKMDAGDDDDGYWSSAVQDFRWDSMFQDLKPN, from the coding sequence ATGGATTGGTTCTCATGGCTTTCAAAAGCAGGCCTTGATCCTTCCCTAGTATATGAATACGGACTACTCTTTTCACACAACgagcttgaagaagaagacatcaAGTACTTCAACCACGAGTTCCTCCAGAGCATGGGGATCTCCATAGCCAAGCACAGGCTGGAGATCCTCAAGCTCGTTCATCGGAACAAGGCCGCCACCGCGGCAACGGCGAAGAAGTACAAAACCAATAATTACCCGACGATACTCCATGTTTCAAGGATCATGCATGCATTCAAGAAGACAAGAAGGTGCTTGTCAAGTTACTTGAAAACAATGATTGGTTGCGAGGACTCCACGCTCGCCGTGGTTCCAATACCAAGGCCTTGTTCTTCGTATGGAACCATGGCGAAGTGGAAGAGCGCGGTGTTGAAGAGGAGCAACACCAAGAATCAAAAcaattatcattatcatcatcatcatcatcatcaagagaGGCTGTTGCTTACAAATGGAAGCCCTATAacatcatcaacaatggtggTTCCTGCATTACCTGCTCCTGATGGATTCTATAGTAGTCCAATGGTTTACCATTTCCAGAAGGAAGAGAAGATGGACGCCGGCGATGACGACGACGGATATTGGTCTTCTGCGGTTCAAGATTTCAGGTGGGATAGTATGTTCCAAGATCTAAAGCCTAACTGA
- the LOC107463842 gene encoding uncharacterized protein LOC107463842 isoform X3 has translation MDWFSWLSKAGLDPSLVYEYGLLFSHNELEEEDIKYFNHEFLQSMGISIAKHRLEILKLVHRNKAATAATAKKYKTNNYPTILHVSRIMHAFKKTRRCLSSYLKTMIGCEDSTLAVVPIPRPCSSYGTMAKWKSAVLKRSNTKNQNNYHYHHHHHHQERLLLTNGSPITSSTMVVPALPAPDGFYSSPMVYHFQKEEKMDAGDDDDGYWSSAVQDFRGHGNIIIV, from the exons ATGGATTGGTTCTCATGGCTTTCAAAAGCAGGCCTTGATCCTTCCCTAGTATATGAATACGGACTACTCTTTTCACACAACgagcttgaagaagaagacatcaAGTACTTCAACCACGAGTTCCTCCAGAGCATGGGGATCTCCATAGCCAAGCACAGGCTGGAGATCCTCAAGCTCGTTCATCGGAACAAGGCCGCCACCGCGGCAACGGCGAAGAAGTACAAAACCAATAATTACCCGACGATACTCCATGTTTCAAGGATCATGCATGCATTCAAGAAGACAAGAAGGTGCTTGTCAAGTTACTTGAAAACAATGATTGGTTGCGAGGACTCCACGCTCGCCGTGGTTCCAATACCAAGGCCTTGTTCTTCGTATGGAACCATGGCGAAGTGGAAGAGCGCGGTGTTGAAGAGGAGCAACACCAAGAATCAAAAcaattatcattatcatcatcatcatcatcatcaagagaGGCTGTTGCTTACAAATGGAAGCCCTATAacatcatcaacaatggtggTTCCTGCATTACCTGCTCCTGATGGATTCTATAGTAGTCCAATGGTTTACCATTTCCAGAAGGAAGAGAAGATGGACGCCGGCGATGACGACGACGGATATTGGTCTTCTGCGGTTCAAGATTTCAG AGGCCATGGCAACATCATTATTG